In Vibrio japonicus, the following are encoded in one genomic region:
- a CDS encoding alkaline phosphatase family protein has product MSNKVILVVLDGLNYQVARDCMGYLNGLLEQHRATLYPIQCELPSMSRPLYECIITGVRPVESGIVNNHVVRLSNQDSIFSLATSQGKSTAAAAYHWVSELYNRAPYDAVRDRMTHDESLNIQHGCFYHWDHYPDEALFLDAEHLRQTYNPDFLLIHPMNIDDMGHKFGLDSRQYRNSARGADIYLSNYIERWLEEGYQIIITSDHGMNNDLSHGGILPEEREVPFFVIGDKFTHQECQVNQTDICGIVCQLLGLEHSKPYSQKLLAL; this is encoded by the coding sequence ATGAGCAATAAGGTCATCCTTGTTGTTCTAGATGGACTGAACTATCAGGTAGCCCGCGATTGCATGGGCTACCTTAACGGTCTATTAGAGCAACACCGCGCCACACTTTACCCGATTCAATGCGAGCTTCCTTCCATGTCTCGGCCGCTGTACGAATGCATCATAACGGGAGTACGACCAGTCGAAAGTGGCATTGTGAACAATCACGTTGTGCGTTTGTCGAATCAAGATTCCATTTTCAGCCTTGCAACTTCACAAGGTAAGTCAACAGCCGCAGCGGCATACCATTGGGTGAGCGAGTTATACAATCGAGCCCCATACGATGCCGTGCGTGACCGCATGACTCATGATGAATCACTGAATATTCAACACGGCTGTTTTTATCATTGGGATCACTACCCAGATGAAGCACTGTTCTTAGATGCAGAGCACTTGCGCCAAACATATAACCCAGACTTTCTACTCATCCATCCGATGAATATTGATGATATGGGGCACAAGTTTGGTCTCGATTCTCGTCAATATCGAAACAGTGCGCGAGGCGCTGACATCTATTTGTCGAATTATATTGAGCGATGGTTGGAAGAAGGTTATCAAATCATCATCACCAGTGATCACGGGATGAACAACGATCTTTCTCACGGCGGCATTTTACCCGAAGAAAGAGAAGTGCCGTTCTTCGTAATTGGCGATAAGTTCACTCATCAAGAGTGCCAAGTTAACCAGACGGATATTTGTGGCATCGTCTGCCAGCTTTTGGGACTTGAGCACAGCAAACCCTACTCTCAGAAATTGTTAGCACTATGA
- a CDS encoding DUF6279 family lipoprotein: MKRWGLLALICVLLAGCSAKFIYNKLDWLAVSYLDDFVELNDEQESVVRNKVKALMKWHTGSELPHYIEHLDELIALNPQTFSIEDLEAQQKKIKIHSDRVLQKIEPEVVELAKQLTDEQVEELMNSIRVRHTRYKKKYKDLPPNEVQSIYAQKIEENFEEWFGPLTRDQEAIVTEWSEHMLVTQPDWIKHQTKMRIVINELLNKRQDSSYFSNHLNQLLFNPNRYFSDPLLAKREHNQGISARYFVKMVNSATPQQIQHYRNELEDWKDMALSLL; encoded by the coding sequence ATGAAACGCTGGGGATTGTTGGCATTAATCTGTGTGCTGCTCGCTGGGTGTAGCGCTAAATTTATCTACAACAAATTAGATTGGTTGGCGGTAAGTTATCTGGATGACTTTGTAGAGCTTAACGATGAGCAGGAATCGGTCGTTAGGAACAAAGTAAAAGCATTGATGAAATGGCATACAGGTAGCGAATTGCCGCATTATATCGAACACCTTGATGAGCTGATTGCACTGAACCCCCAAACATTTTCGATCGAAGATTTAGAAGCACAGCAGAAAAAGATCAAAATTCATAGCGACAGGGTATTGCAGAAAATTGAGCCAGAAGTGGTAGAACTGGCGAAGCAACTGACAGACGAACAAGTAGAGGAGCTCATGAATAGTATTCGTGTCAGGCATACTCGCTATAAAAAGAAGTATAAAGACTTACCTCCTAATGAAGTGCAATCTATCTACGCACAAAAGATTGAAGAGAATTTTGAAGAATGGTTTGGTCCACTCACTAGAGATCAAGAAGCAATAGTTACCGAGTGGAGCGAACATATGCTTGTCACGCAACCGGACTGGATCAAGCACCAAACCAAGATGCGTATTGTGATCAATGAGCTACTCAACAAGCGACAGGATTCGTCCTACTTTTCCAACCATTTAAACCAACTGTTGTTCAATCCTAATCGTTATTTTTCTGACCCATTATTAGCAAAGCGCGAGCACAACCAAGGTATTTCTGCGCGTTACTTTGTCAAAATGGTGAATTCCGCAACACCCCAGCAAATTCAGCACTATCGAAATGAACTAGAAGACTGGAAAGATATGGCGCTTTCTTTGCTTTGA
- a CDS encoding BCCT family transporter has product MSNITQSVSSLSHSGSVDAAANTVSPSSDFINKLELNNPVFWISGSFLTLFVLLAVTNSAGLTQLVNTGFGYATEYFGAFWQVLLLLNFLIGLVIAFGRTGYVRLGGLAMPDIDTFKWISIILCTLLAGGGVFWAAAEPIAHFVTAPPLYGEALPKTAAINALSQSFMHWGFLAWAILGCLSSIVLMHLHYDKGLPLKPRTLLYPIFGDKAINGWIGTVADACSIIAVAAGTIGPIGFLGLQISYALNSLFGVPDTFATQCMVVLFAIAMYTLSALSGVSRGIQLVSRYNIILSVLLIGYLLFFGPTSFIVDGYVQGVGRMVDNFVPMALFRGDTGWLSWWTVFFWGWFIGYGPMMAIFIARISRGRTIRQLILSVSIAAPLITCFWFSIVGGSGLAFELENPGLISSAFEGFNLPAVLLAITGELPFPVIVSVLFLILTTTFIVTTGDSMTYTISVVMTGSTEPNAVIRSFWGVMMGAVAIALISMGSGGISALQSFIVITAVPVSFILVPSIWKAPKIANQMAKDQGII; this is encoded by the coding sequence ATGTCTAACATTACGCAGTCAGTCAGCAGTCTCTCTCACTCGGGATCTGTTGATGCGGCGGCTAACACAGTTTCTCCATCCTCCGACTTTATTAACAAACTCGAACTCAACAACCCCGTATTCTGGATAAGCGGCAGCTTTCTTACTCTGTTTGTGCTTCTGGCCGTAACCAACTCAGCAGGGCTGACTCAGCTAGTCAACACGGGTTTTGGCTATGCAACAGAGTACTTCGGTGCATTTTGGCAAGTGCTTCTTCTGTTGAATTTCCTCATTGGCCTTGTCATCGCGTTCGGACGTACTGGCTATGTCCGTTTAGGTGGTTTAGCCATGCCTGATATCGACACATTTAAGTGGATATCTATCATTTTATGTACGTTGCTGGCTGGTGGCGGGGTATTTTGGGCAGCGGCAGAGCCTATTGCTCACTTTGTTACCGCTCCCCCACTCTACGGTGAAGCGCTGCCAAAAACGGCGGCGATCAACGCGTTGTCTCAATCTTTCATGCATTGGGGCTTCTTAGCTTGGGCCATTCTTGGCTGCCTGTCTTCTATCGTTTTAATGCATCTGCATTATGATAAAGGCTTACCACTTAAACCTCGTACCCTGCTATATCCAATCTTTGGTGACAAAGCGATAAACGGCTGGATCGGTACTGTCGCTGACGCATGCAGTATCATCGCAGTTGCTGCAGGTACTATCGGACCAATTGGCTTTTTAGGGCTGCAAATCAGTTACGCGCTTAATTCTTTGTTTGGTGTGCCTGATACGTTTGCGACACAATGCATGGTTGTCCTTTTCGCCATCGCTATGTACACGCTATCTGCACTGAGTGGTGTCAGCCGAGGCATACAGCTCGTCAGCCGTTACAACATCATCCTTTCAGTTCTCCTTATTGGATACCTGTTGTTCTTTGGGCCAACCAGCTTTATCGTTGATGGTTACGTTCAAGGCGTCGGTCGCATGGTCGACAACTTTGTCCCGATGGCGCTGTTCCGCGGTGATACTGGCTGGTTAAGTTGGTGGACAGTATTCTTCTGGGGTTGGTTTATCGGTTACGGGCCTATGATGGCGATCTTTATTGCTCGTATCTCTCGTGGCCGCACAATTCGCCAACTTATCCTGTCGGTAAGTATTGCTGCTCCGCTCATTACCTGTTTCTGGTTTAGTATCGTCGGCGGCAGTGGGCTTGCGTTTGAACTCGAAAATCCCGGTCTGATCTCTAGTGCGTTTGAAGGCTTTAACCTTCCTGCTGTATTGCTCGCCATCACGGGTGAATTGCCATTCCCAGTGATTGTTTCAGTTCTCTTTCTGATCCTTACGACGACATTTATCGTTACAACTGGTGACTCGATGACGTACACCATCAGTGTTGTCATGACAGGCTCGACAGAACCTAATGCGGTTATTCGCTCGTTTTGGGGCGTGATGATGGGTGCTGTGGCAATTGCTTTGATTTCGATGGGGTCAGGCGGCATTTCTGCTCTGCAATCATTCATCGTGATTACCGCCGTACCAGTCTCGTTCATTCTTGTACCGAGTATTTGGAAAGCGCCGAAAATCGCAAACCAGATGGCAAAAGATCAAGGAATCATCTAA
- a CDS encoding ABC transporter permease yields MSSPALSQTRKRSATKDLSALIRLKPLIWLMPFALFFYLFQLAPMIWVFINSFIYEETFSFENYLEILGSGFMMQAFGNSLWLAVWSSLIGLVIATTLVSSLRRVNSRIRDGVIAFTNMSSNFAGVPLSFAFIIILGTNGAITLLLKQYGLLGDFDLYGKWGLLAIYIYFQIPLAVLLLYPAFDALSDDWQAAAALLGAKTSQYWTRIALPVLSPALLGTFIILIANAVGAYASVYALTSGNYNVITIRIASLVSGDLFLEPNLAAAISVLLMVLLVFITFINQWLISKSYAGKKSNAKH; encoded by the coding sequence ATGAGCAGCCCAGCACTATCCCAAACACGCAAAAGATCAGCAACCAAAGATTTAAGCGCGCTGATACGTCTTAAACCGCTTATTTGGTTAATGCCATTTGCTCTGTTTTTTTACCTTTTCCAGTTAGCACCAATGATTTGGGTGTTCATCAATAGTTTTATATACGAAGAGACGTTCTCTTTTGAAAACTATCTAGAAATACTCGGCTCTGGTTTTATGATGCAGGCCTTTGGCAATAGTTTGTGGCTTGCCGTTTGGTCGAGCTTGATCGGCCTTGTCATCGCCACCACTTTGGTGTCTTCATTGCGCCGCGTCAATTCAAGAATTCGTGATGGCGTTATTGCCTTTACTAACATGAGCAGCAACTTTGCCGGTGTTCCACTTTCGTTTGCGTTTATTATCATTCTTGGCACAAACGGGGCCATTACCCTCTTGCTCAAACAGTACGGATTGCTGGGCGACTTCGACCTTTACGGAAAATGGGGATTACTGGCGATTTACATCTACTTTCAGATCCCACTGGCAGTTTTGCTGCTCTACCCTGCTTTCGATGCACTCAGCGATGATTGGCAAGCCGCAGCTGCTCTGTTGGGCGCAAAAACGTCTCAGTACTGGACCAGAATCGCACTGCCTGTTCTATCACCCGCCCTACTCGGTACATTTATCATCTTGATTGCGAATGCCGTGGGTGCTTACGCCAGTGTCTACGCATTAACCTCAGGTAACTACAACGTCATTACCATTCGAATCGCGAGCCTTGTTTCTGGTGACTTGTTCTTAGAGCCTAATTTAGCCGCCGCGATTTCGGTGCTGCTTATGGTACTGCTCGTCTTTATCACCTTTATCAATCAATGGCTTATTTCCAAGAGCTACGCAGGGAAGAAATCCAATGCAAAACACTAA
- a CDS encoding ABC transporter permease: MQNTNTAFHKTVVYSIVGIMLIPILATFIYSISSRWGATILPDGFTLDWYAKLLTDPRFIESFGRSLFICLASLALSVVLILPAIFVVFYYFPKLDKVMNLLILIPFAVPPVVSSVGLLQLYADSDVSLVGTPWILIGTYFTIALPFMYRAISNSFEAINLHDLMDAAHLLGASTSKAFLLIILPNVKKGLMASLFLSFSFLLGEFVFANILVGTRYETLQIYLYNMRQTSGHFTSALVMTYFLFIFLLTWLASRFSRGAH; encoded by the coding sequence ATGCAAAACACTAATACTGCTTTTCATAAGACCGTGGTCTATTCGATAGTCGGTATTATGTTGATCCCAATTCTAGCGACGTTTATCTACTCAATTTCTTCGCGCTGGGGAGCTACCATCCTACCCGATGGATTTACTTTAGATTGGTATGCAAAACTGCTCACAGACCCACGCTTTATTGAGTCGTTTGGCCGTTCGCTGTTTATCTGCTTGGCTTCACTCGCCCTTAGTGTTGTCTTAATTCTTCCGGCTATTTTTGTGGTGTTTTACTACTTCCCTAAACTCGACAAGGTGATGAATCTACTCATCTTGATCCCGTTTGCGGTTCCACCTGTGGTTTCCTCTGTAGGGTTACTTCAGCTCTATGCTGATAGTGACGTGTCGTTGGTGGGTACTCCTTGGATTTTGATCGGCACCTACTTTACGATTGCACTGCCGTTCATGTATCGCGCGATTTCGAATAGCTTTGAAGCCATCAACTTACACGATCTTATGGATGCCGCTCACTTACTCGGTGCTAGCACCTCAAAGGCGTTTTTGCTGATCATTCTACCGAATGTGAAAAAAGGCCTAATGGCATCGTTATTCTTATCATTTTCGTTCCTATTAGGTGAGTTTGTGTTTGCCAACATTTTAGTTGGGACGCGCTATGAAACACTGCAAATCTACCTATACAACATGCGTCAAACCAGCGGCCATTTTACCTCTGCACTGGTTATGACCTACTTTCTGTTTATTTTCTTACTGACTTGGCTAGCAAGTCGCTTTAGCCGAGGAGCGCACTAA
- a CDS encoding sulfite exporter TauE/SafE family protein, which translates to MEWILLFVAGVLGGVLNSVAGGGSFITFPSLLFVGVPPIIANATNTFAACAGYLSGAYGFRKDIAQHPDVIAYTVVWSLIGGVIGAYLLLNISETLFLEAIPWLLLFATLLFIFGPKVSGMVTKVAQRASISSRWGSLVLVLSLVFVSAYGGFFNAGLGVIVLSYLVLAGYKDINQMNGLKLLVSSSVSLVAIAVFVLEGAIDWNRGVVVMAGTLLGGYVAANVSRNIKQQHVRAFIAFSSISMTIYFFVDVYFLAR; encoded by the coding sequence ATGGAATGGATTCTCTTATTTGTTGCTGGCGTACTTGGAGGTGTTCTTAATAGCGTTGCTGGTGGTGGAAGCTTTATTACCTTCCCGTCGTTATTGTTTGTTGGCGTGCCCCCGATCATCGCCAATGCAACCAATACTTTTGCTGCATGTGCGGGCTACTTAAGTGGTGCTTATGGATTTAGAAAAGACATCGCACAGCACCCAGATGTTATTGCATATACCGTTGTTTGGAGTTTGATTGGCGGCGTTATTGGCGCTTATCTACTGTTGAACATTTCGGAAACGCTGTTTCTGGAAGCCATTCCTTGGCTGTTACTTTTTGCAACGTTGCTTTTTATCTTCGGTCCTAAAGTGAGTGGTATGGTCACTAAGGTGGCTCAACGTGCGTCAATAAGTTCTCGATGGGGATCGCTTGTTTTAGTCTTAAGCCTTGTTTTTGTGTCTGCGTATGGCGGTTTTTTCAATGCCGGACTCGGGGTTATTGTACTGAGTTACTTGGTGCTGGCAGGGTACAAGGACATCAATCAGATGAACGGTCTAAAACTGTTGGTCTCTTCAAGTGTGTCGCTCGTCGCGATTGCGGTGTTTGTATTGGAAGGTGCCATTGACTGGAATCGCGGGGTTGTTGTGATGGCGGGTACCTTGTTAGGCGGGTACGTTGCCGCGAATGTCTCCAGAAATATTAAGCAACAGCATGTCAGAGCTTTTATCGCTTTTTCCAGTATCTCGATGACGATCTATTTCTTTGTCGATGTCTATTTTCTCGCGCGATAA
- a CDS encoding HAD family hydrolase → MSNPLYVFDMDETLINADCAMLWNAFLVDKGIINEPGFLEEDKRMMSLYAKGEMDMEDYIEFSMAPLASLSTHEVQTLVEECVETHILPKQFKQAKTLIEQLNKDGVDMVIISASVAFLVKSVGEKLSINHALGIDLVEKGGCYSSEILGVPSYREGKVTRLKEWLAQQSETYSQVHFFTDSINDLPLCEEADFAYLVNPCPLLKQHGGRTNWTILQWNE, encoded by the coding sequence ATGTCTAACCCTTTGTATGTATTCGATATGGATGAAACGCTAATCAACGCCGATTGTGCAATGCTCTGGAACGCGTTTCTTGTCGATAAAGGTATTATTAACGAACCTGGCTTCCTCGAAGAAGATAAAAGGATGATGTCGCTTTATGCTAAAGGCGAAATGGATATGGAAGACTACATCGAGTTTTCTATGGCTCCATTGGCTTCGCTTTCAACACACGAAGTGCAAACTCTCGTCGAAGAATGCGTGGAAACCCATATTCTTCCTAAGCAGTTTAAACAGGCGAAAACGCTGATTGAACAGCTCAATAAAGATGGCGTAGACATGGTGATCATTTCGGCTTCTGTGGCGTTTTTGGTTAAATCGGTAGGCGAAAAATTATCGATAAATCATGCACTCGGAATCGACCTAGTGGAAAAAGGTGGCTGTTATAGTTCTGAGATTCTGGGTGTGCCGAGCTATCGAGAAGGAAAAGTCACAAGGCTGAAAGAGTGGTTAGCACAACAAAGCGAAACTTACTCGCAAGTTCACTTTTTCACGGATTCCATCAACGATTTACCACTGTGCGAAGAAGCCGATTTTGCCTACTTAGTGAATCCTTGCCCCTTATTGAAGCAGCATGGGGGGCG
- a CDS encoding UTRA domain-containing protein, with translation MSTQSIAPMTQLSKIKNSLREQIVAGVINEGQKLPSERELSELFSTTRITVKDALVSLETEGLIYREERRGWYVSPERIQYNPLSRSHFHQMIREQHRIAETKLINVRTEIAAEEYSKALELRTMTKVHVIERLRYIDGRAVLFVENVLKVDLFEGVLSQNLTLSLTGLFREQYGYETERSRFDVIPTSAPAHVAKALNLAEGQPVLKICRVNYKQDGELMDCEFEYWRPDAVMIRIDSKK, from the coding sequence ATGAGTACTCAATCAATAGCCCCCATGACGCAACTCAGCAAAATAAAAAACAGTTTGAGAGAACAGATAGTGGCGGGCGTTATCAATGAAGGGCAGAAATTACCATCAGAACGGGAGTTGAGTGAGCTGTTCTCTACGACACGTATTACAGTTAAAGATGCGTTAGTTTCGTTAGAGACAGAAGGGCTAATTTATCGTGAAGAGCGAAGAGGCTGGTACGTATCACCAGAGCGAATTCAATATAACCCGCTTTCGCGTTCTCACTTCCACCAAATGATTCGAGAGCAGCACCGAATTGCGGAAACCAAGCTAATCAATGTTCGTACAGAGATTGCAGCAGAGGAGTATTCAAAGGCTCTTGAACTTAGAACGATGACCAAAGTTCACGTGATCGAACGTCTGCGCTACATAGATGGTCGAGCGGTCTTGTTTGTTGAAAACGTGCTGAAAGTGGATTTGTTCGAAGGCGTTTTGTCCCAAAACCTGACTTTGTCATTAACGGGGTTATTTCGAGAGCAATATGGCTATGAAACGGAACGTTCCCGATTCGATGTTATCCCGACCTCTGCACCAGCACATGTTGCAAAAGCACTGAACCTAGCAGAAGGGCAACCTGTGCTCAAAATCTGTCGAGTTAACTATAAGCAGGATGGAGAGTTGATGGACTGTGAATTTGAATATTGGCGACCTGATGCGGTCATGATTCGGATAGACAGTAAAAAATAA
- a CDS encoding ABC transporter ATP-binding protein produces the protein MSYVTAKQLTKSFGDNTVFENIQFQIEQGEFITLLGPSGCGKSTLLRSLAGLNPVDSGEIWVNGEEITHQVPQERGIGMVFQSYALFPNMTVEANIGFGLKMKKLPAETIQTEVAKVIELVDLNGKEKHYPHQLSGGQRQRVALARALVVKPRILLLDEPLSALDAKIRKHLRQQIRDIQKEMNLTTIFVTHDQEEAMIMSDRIFLMNQGEIVQAGTPEEIYTQPANEFVAGFMGHYNLVEASKAKALFNIDTPWKVAIRPESIYVKEEGRQYGNHVSSPQLATIKNHQLLGNVIRYQVDVDDCELTVDLLNRSSERLLANGSQLELLFNLNEIQPVRV, from the coding sequence ATGAGCTACGTAACTGCAAAACAACTCACAAAATCGTTTGGTGACAACACCGTTTTTGAGAACATCCAGTTCCAGATAGAACAAGGAGAGTTTATTACCCTGCTTGGTCCTAGTGGATGTGGAAAGTCTACCCTCTTGCGCAGCCTAGCGGGTCTAAACCCAGTCGATAGTGGAGAGATTTGGGTCAACGGCGAAGAGATCACGCACCAAGTGCCTCAAGAGCGTGGTATTGGTATGGTCTTTCAGTCATACGCACTTTTCCCAAACATGACCGTTGAAGCCAATATCGGCTTTGGTCTTAAAATGAAAAAGCTCCCGGCTGAAACCATCCAAACCGAAGTGGCGAAAGTGATTGAGCTAGTGGATCTGAACGGCAAAGAAAAACACTACCCGCATCAGCTTTCTGGTGGACAGCGCCAGCGTGTTGCTTTGGCACGTGCTTTGGTCGTAAAACCGCGCATTTTGCTACTGGATGAACCACTTTCTGCCCTCGATGCCAAAATCCGTAAACACTTACGTCAGCAGATCCGTGACATTCAAAAAGAGATGAATCTGACCACGATTTTCGTTACGCACGATCAAGAAGAGGCGATGATCATGTCTGACCGAATCTTTCTTATGAATCAGGGTGAGATCGTTCAGGCCGGAACGCCAGAAGAGATCTACACACAACCAGCTAACGAGTTTGTGGCTGGATTTATGGGCCACTACAACTTGGTAGAAGCCAGCAAAGCAAAAGCTCTCTTCAATATAGATACACCATGGAAGGTAGCAATTCGCCCAGAGTCCATTTACGTCAAAGAGGAGGGTCGACAATACGGCAACCATGTCTCCTCACCGCAACTGGCGACCATTAAAAATCATCAACTACTTGGTAATGTCATTCGCTATCAGGTCGATGTAGATGACTGTGAGCTGACCGTCGATCTTCTTAACCGTTCTTCAGAACGACTGCTAGCCAACGGCAGTCAGTTAGAGCTATTGTTTAACCTAAATGAAATCCAGCCAGTGAGAGTCTGA
- a CDS encoding ABC transporter substrate-binding protein, with the protein MKTLLSRSTALSAALLATTFATHTFAKDADLQSLIEAAQKEGAVYSVGMPDSWANWKGTWEDLKSNYGLTHQDTDMSSAQEIAKFEAEKKKATADIGDVGFAFARVAVKKGVTQPYKPTTWNEIPDWAKDKDGHWALAYTGTIAFITNNNLVKNAPKSWDDLLKGDYKITVGDVGVAAQANNAVLAAAFAKGGDESNLKPALKFFGELAKQKRLSFTDPSIANLEKGEVEVAIMWDFNALNYRDQIDRDRFTVTIPQDGSVISGYTTIINKYAQNPNAAKLAREYIFSDQGQINLAEGYARPIRSNVTLPKSVKDKLIANDQYTNVHPVTDFNAWEKSARKLPRQWQESVLIHQQ; encoded by the coding sequence ATGAAAACTTTGCTTAGTCGTTCCACTGCACTCTCTGCAGCGCTACTTGCAACTACCTTTGCTACACACACTTTCGCAAAAGATGCGGATCTACAATCACTGATCGAAGCAGCGCAAAAAGAAGGCGCGGTCTACAGTGTGGGAATGCCAGACAGTTGGGCAAACTGGAAAGGCACGTGGGAAGATTTGAAATCAAACTACGGGCTCACTCACCAAGATACAGACATGAGCTCAGCACAAGAAATCGCGAAATTTGAAGCAGAGAAAAAGAAAGCGACTGCCGATATTGGTGACGTTGGCTTTGCATTTGCGCGTGTTGCCGTGAAAAAAGGCGTCACTCAGCCATACAAGCCAACGACTTGGAATGAGATTCCAGATTGGGCAAAAGACAAAGATGGCCACTGGGCACTGGCTTATACAGGTACGATTGCATTTATCACTAACAACAACTTAGTGAAAAACGCACCTAAGTCTTGGGATGACCTGCTAAAAGGCGATTATAAAATCACTGTGGGTGATGTCGGTGTTGCCGCACAAGCAAACAACGCAGTGTTAGCGGCCGCTTTTGCTAAAGGAGGAGATGAGTCTAACCTGAAACCTGCGCTTAAGTTCTTTGGTGAATTAGCGAAACAAAAACGCCTGTCGTTTACTGACCCGAGCATCGCTAACCTCGAAAAAGGTGAAGTAGAAGTCGCCATCATGTGGGATTTCAACGCACTAAATTACCGTGACCAAATTGACCGCGACCGCTTTACCGTAACCATTCCTCAAGACGGTTCTGTGATTTCTGGTTACACCACCATCATCAACAAATATGCGCAAAACCCGAATGCCGCAAAACTGGCTCGTGAATACATTTTCAGTGACCAAGGCCAGATCAACCTTGCTGAAGGTTACGCTCGTCCAATCCGCAGCAACGTAACGCTTCCAAAGTCAGTAAAAGACAAACTGATTGCGAACGACCAGTACACCAACGTACATCCGGTAACGGACTTTAATGCGTGGGAAAAATCGGCTCGCAAGTTGCCACGCCAATGGCAAGAAAGCGTTTTAATCCACCAGCAATAA